One stretch of Arachis duranensis cultivar V14167 chromosome 1, aradu.V14167.gnm2.J7QH, whole genome shotgun sequence DNA includes these proteins:
- the LOC107460851 gene encoding uncharacterized protein LOC107460851, translating into MGKNTSFLVVRHFIKNHEHSAQDVLESTHSFRSNLVSSIIVDKLRLTPDKLPNDIRNDIFKEYGFSLTYHQAWAAKEKALAEINGVHKDSYMLIPWICNRLVETDPQTIAKLTCSPGYQFEKIFIAYGCCVTGFHRGAKPILFIDSCHLSGPYKGTLLAVSTCDANNDLFPIAYAIVSAENNENWLWFLSNLKELTGSIPVTLISNRHPSIIAAVEQRGICGEVKEDAKKLLDAVCYTRFSTEFTEAVEQLRAFSPELANWLETKGDINKWAKFQFPH; encoded by the exons ATGGGAAAAAATACTTCGTTCCTCGTGGTGAGGCATTTTATCAAGAATCATGAGCACTCAGCTCAAGATGTATTGGAGAGTACTCACTCTTTCAGGTCTAATTTGGTATCTTCAATTATTGTCGACAAGTTGAGATTAACTCCTGACAAGTTGCCTAATGACATACGAAATGACATTTTCAAGGAATATGGATTTTCACTAACATATCACCAAGCTTGGGCTGCAAAGGAGAAAGCATTAGCTGAAATTAATGGCGTACATAAAGATTCATATATGTTAATTCCTTGGATATGTAACCGTCTAGTGGAAACTGATCCACAAACAATTGCAAAATTGACATGCTCTCCTGGTTAtcaatttgaaaagatttttattGCATATGGGTGTTGTGTGACAGGTTTTCATCGTGGAGCAAAGCCTATATTATTTATTGATAGTTGCCACTTAAGTGGTCCATACAAGGGAACTCTTCTAGCTGTCTCTACTTGCGATGCAAATAATGACTTATTTCCGATTGCGTATGCAATTGTTAGTGCTGAAAATAATGAGAATTGGCTTTGGTTCCTAtctaatttaaaagaattaactGGGTCAATTCCAGTTACATTAATATCTAATAGGCATCCATCAATTATTGCAGCTGTGGAGCAA AGGGGAATATGCGGTGAAGTAAAAGAAGATGCAAAAAAGCTACTAGATGCAGTTTGTTATACCCGTTTTAGCACAGAGTTTACAGAAGCTGTGGAACAACTTCGTGCATTTTCACCAGAACTTGCAAATTGGTTAGAGACTAAAGGAGATATTAACAAATGGGCAAAGTTTCAATTCCCTCATTGA